In uncultured Desulfobacter sp., one DNA window encodes the following:
- a CDS encoding FecR family protein encodes MSGTRTSYTPQTDIEIPEELIEQAVEWAVKIHFGEVGDEERQGLDRWLQSSPLHQEAWRRMQSMHQEFSDAPHKRMFQTLTSFDEQQQKKRLERRQALKVLTIFCVFVISAVLGYRWAPWQRLLADTTTATGEQRVAALKDQSIVRLNTDTAISEHYDTFHRRIELLRGEIAVATGKDPATGGEEKRPFLVTTPYGTLEALGTRFTVRLRKAYARVDVQEGAVRMQPENGKPLVVKAGSAGLLYRQHAVPASPLDYTPEGWTDGVLAVRKMPLKKFLSELSRYRTGEIFCAPEVADLPISGIYYLADTDKALAFLQQTQPIKVVYRTSYWVSVYSAGAASAAKDSGP; translated from the coding sequence ATGAGCGGCACGCGCACTTCATACACGCCTCAAACCGATATCGAAATACCGGAAGAGCTTATCGAACAAGCCGTTGAGTGGGCAGTCAAAATCCATTTTGGGGAAGTGGGAGATGAGGAACGGCAAGGTTTAGACCGCTGGCTGCAAAGCAGTCCCCTGCATCAGGAAGCCTGGCGCCGGATGCAGTCCATGCACCAGGAATTTTCAGATGCCCCCCACAAAAGAATGTTCCAAACCCTGACCTCCTTTGACGAACAACAACAAAAGAAGCGTCTGGAAAGACGGCAGGCGCTGAAGGTGTTGACCATCTTTTGCGTATTTGTCATATCGGCAGTCCTGGGCTATCGCTGGGCACCCTGGCAGCGACTGCTTGCCGACACGACCACCGCCACCGGCGAACAACGGGTTGCTGCTTTGAAAGATCAGTCCATCGTCCGGTTGAACACCGATACCGCCATTTCCGAGCATTACGACACCTTTCATAGAAGGATAGAACTTCTACGGGGAGAGATCGCTGTCGCCACAGGTAAAGATCCCGCCACCGGTGGCGAAGAGAAACGACCGTTTCTCGTTACCACGCCTTATGGAACCCTGGAAGCCCTGGGCACACGTTTCACCGTGCGTCTGCGCAAGGCGTACGCCCGCGTCGATGTTCAGGAAGGCGCCGTGCGTATGCAGCCTGAAAATGGAAAACCGCTGGTTGTAAAGGCCGGCAGCGCAGGTCTTCTCTACCGGCAACACGCCGTCCCGGCTTCTCCTTTGGACTATACCCCGGAAGGCTGGACCGATGGCGTTCTGGCCGTGCGCAAGATGCCCCTGAAAAAATTTCTTAGCGAACTTTCGCGTTACCGGACCGGAGAGATTTTTTGCGCCCCGGAGGTTGCCGATCTGCCGATTTCCGGAATTTACTATCTGGCTGATACCGATAAGGCCCTGGCTTTTTTACAACAGACCCAACCAATTAAAGTGGTTTACCGTACAAGCTATTGGGTATCGGTTTATTCTGCCGGTGCAGCTTCTGCTGCCAAGGATAGCGGCCCATAG
- a CDS encoding TonB-dependent receptor, whose protein sequence is MFLFKSKLRSIMRVVPLIFIAVVLSVSQLLAGPPAAKVYDFSIPAGPLESVLNQFVHITGTNLSYVDEFPETTQSAGVNGRYTAETALQTILGSTGITAKQQNGGGFLLQALPQATEKQPTSEQQKNKTEAPELQQTRMEINLGELMVTANKVEEDIQKVPQSITVIDDEILKEKGIKDLSGIINEIPNMTPFGGSSKVSFRGLTQSYYTSNNPVVIYIDGVGYSNSNAFEVSMNNVERIEVLRGPQGTLYGKDAIGAVIKVVTKEPTNEWHGSVGTEYGSYNDMEGSFNVSGPLLQDKLYLGLNARYQQDDGWVTNDYTGDDKAGESSEYNLGGNLLFTPTDRFSAKLVLSNDSYDNNWGTDAILSGGTDASEFDRDDAEHVSYDVDTYTEKENWAQSLELKIEFDSMTLGSTTTHKDFDTEYIGDKDRMSDSVYDGLAQFINTDCETWAEELRLSSKNTEGVRWVAGAYFESEDIERNRAGQQFYRSGVKYELNGATTNESETMALFGQSMIPFIDNFELTLGGRYQYIDKEMTLDQYIQQVGSSSAPYFSNQMDETWSAFLFKVALSYSVNDNWNTYASVAQGYMPGGFNYWAGDLSDEDNTFEPQKSINYEIGVKGDFNRGRLAAAIFYMDIEDTQIPIYDEEQAVWATGNADSAHSLGAELELTYFLTDNIEVTAALGIIDAEYDDYNNGVVDFHGESITDTPSHSARLGIAYFNPNGFYARGDVMNMGKVPYYDDADDEFNEVDGYTVANVKIGYRFKGYDIYAYCKNLTDEEYITNFTSASAVKSVAGYGDPRTFGIGVRYSF, encoded by the coding sequence ATGTTTTTATTCAAATCAAAACTCCGTTCGATCATGCGCGTTGTTCCCCTGATTTTTATAGCTGTTGTTTTATCTGTCTCTCAGCTTCTGGCCGGTCCACCTGCGGCAAAGGTTTATGACTTTTCCATCCCGGCAGGCCCCCTGGAGTCGGTTCTCAATCAATTTGTCCACATTACCGGCACCAATTTGTCCTATGTCGATGAATTTCCCGAGACGACCCAAAGTGCCGGCGTCAACGGCCGTTACACGGCTGAAACCGCCCTGCAGACAATCCTTGGGTCTACAGGCATAACAGCCAAACAGCAAAACGGCGGGGGATTCCTTTTGCAGGCACTTCCCCAAGCCACGGAAAAACAACCCACCTCAGAACAGCAGAAAAACAAAACGGAAGCACCTGAACTCCAGCAAACCCGCATGGAGATAAACCTGGGAGAACTGATGGTAACTGCAAATAAAGTTGAAGAGGATATTCAGAAAGTTCCGCAGAGTATCACGGTTATCGACGATGAGATCCTCAAGGAGAAGGGGATCAAAGATCTTTCGGGGATCATCAACGAGATACCCAATATGACTCCTTTTGGCGGTTCCAGCAAAGTGAGCTTCAGGGGCTTGACTCAATCGTACTATACCAGCAACAACCCTGTGGTCATCTATATTGACGGGGTAGGCTACAGCAATTCGAACGCTTTTGAGGTTTCGATGAACAATGTCGAACGGATCGAGGTTTTGCGCGGTCCCCAGGGCACGCTCTATGGTAAGGACGCCATTGGCGCAGTTATTAAAGTGGTAACTAAGGAGCCTACCAATGAATGGCATGGCTCTGTTGGCACTGAATACGGCAGCTACAATGATATGGAGGGCTCGTTTAATGTTAGCGGCCCCCTCCTTCAGGATAAGCTCTACCTCGGTCTGAATGCCCGTTATCAGCAGGATGACGGCTGGGTCACAAACGACTATACCGGTGACGATAAGGCCGGTGAGAGCAGCGAATATAACCTTGGTGGAAATCTCTTGTTTACACCGACCGACAGGTTTTCCGCTAAGCTCGTTCTATCGAACGATTCCTACGATAATAACTGGGGCACTGATGCCATCTTGTCCGGAGGGACCGATGCAAGCGAGTTTGATCGGGACGACGCCGAACACGTCTCCTACGATGTAGACACTTATACAGAAAAAGAAAACTGGGCGCAGAGCCTTGAACTGAAGATTGAGTTCGACTCAATGACCCTTGGTTCGACAACTACTCACAAAGACTTTGACACTGAATACATCGGCGATAAGGATAGGATGTCAGATAGCGTTTATGACGGACTTGCTCAGTTTATCAATACAGACTGTGAAACCTGGGCTGAGGAACTGAGATTGTCGAGCAAGAATACGGAGGGCGTGCGTTGGGTTGCCGGCGCATATTTCGAATCAGAGGATATAGAAAGGAACCGCGCCGGTCAGCAGTTTTATAGGTCTGGAGTTAAATACGAACTAAATGGCGCGACTACCAATGAAAGTGAGACCATGGCTCTGTTCGGGCAGTCGATGATCCCCTTTATAGACAACTTTGAGCTGACTCTCGGGGGACGTTACCAGTATATCGACAAGGAGATGACTCTGGATCAGTACATCCAGCAGGTTGGGAGTAGCAGTGCCCCCTACTTTTCCAATCAGATGGATGAAACTTGGAGTGCCTTTTTGTTTAAAGTTGCGCTCTCATACAGCGTGAATGACAATTGGAACACTTACGCTTCTGTGGCACAAGGCTATATGCCCGGCGGTTTTAATTATTGGGCCGGCGATCTTTCGGACGAAGACAATACCTTTGAACCCCAGAAGTCGATCAATTACGAAATCGGCGTTAAGGGGGATTTTAACCGTGGAAGACTTGCCGCCGCCATCTTCTATATGGATATTGAAGACACCCAGATCCCCATATATGATGAAGAACAAGCTGTGTGGGCAACAGGTAACGCCGACAGTGCTCATTCCCTGGGAGCGGAACTGGAGCTGACTTATTTCCTGACTGATAACATCGAAGTGACAGCAGCACTCGGCATTATCGATGCGGAATATGATGACTATAATAACGGTGTAGTTGATTTCCACGGTGAATCGATCACAGATACTCCGTCGCATTCTGCGCGGCTCGGTATAGCCTACTTCAACCCTAACGGTTTTTATGCTCGTGGGGATGTGATGAATATGGGCAAGGTTCCTTACTACGATGATGCTGACGATGAGTTCAACGAGGTGGATGGCTACACCGTCGCCAATGTCAAGATCGGTTATCGCTTTAAAGGATATGATATCTACGCCTATTGCAAAAATCTGACCGATGAAGAATATATCACTAATTTTACGAGTGCTAGTGCTGTTAAGTCTGTTGCGGGCTATGGCGATCCGCGCACTTTCGGTATCGGGGTTCGTTATAGCTTCTGA
- a CDS encoding type II toxin-antitoxin system VapC family toxin codes for MILLDTNVILEPLRRSPEARVINWIDAQSLETLYLSAITVAELRFGIASLPAGKRRDELETSIENQILPLFTGRVRPFDIDCATAYAELMAKAKSCGLAIAAADGYIAAIAATNRFSVATRDVSPFQAAGIDVINPWEFGRSGDTT; via the coding sequence ATGATACTGTTAGATACAAATGTAATTTTGGAACCGTTGCGTCGTTCTCCTGAAGCCCGTGTTATTAATTGGATTGATGCACAATCACTTGAAACACTTTATTTGTCAGCCATCACTGTCGCTGAATTGCGTTTTGGAATCGCAAGCCTTCCAGCTGGAAAGCGGCGAGATGAACTGGAAACCAGTATTGAAAATCAAATTTTACCTCTATTTACCGGACGTGTACGCCCGTTTGATATTGACTGTGCAACCGCTTATGCTGAACTCATGGCCAAGGCCAAATCCTGCGGCTTGGCAATTGCTGCGGCGGATGGATATATAGCGGCTATTGCTGCGACTAACCGATTTAGCGTCGCGACACGCGATGTTAGCCCGTTCCAGGCAGCAGGTATCGACGTTATCAACCCTTGGGAGTTTGGGCGTTCCGGGGATACTACCTAA
- a CDS encoding TonB-dependent receptor produces MYRKKILLLFCCMYFGLSLPASPLWAEETEDKDKAVTEMESVIVTANKMDEDILDVPQSITVFDEVLLEEKGITDVPALIKQIPNMSVEEGDAGTMVSFRGLHYSIFSNNNPVVIYIDGVPVVSRYGYDASLANVERVEVLRGPQGTLYGKDAIGGVINIVTKTPENEWHGNIGAEYGSNNYMQGMFNMNGSLIADTLYIGINGKYEQNDGWIDNIHPGLEGDWNDFDQQQLSGYFLFTPTDRLTARLTLAMDNQTPPDNSYNLASGTDISEFSMDNGEEVDVDMPDSNDIDTFSQSLNLSYKFDKVTLTSITIHKNTEVEGYGDADGLSGTNYDGLIVFDYHDEETYAQELRLSSNNESGFRWVTGLYLDRDERDQTWFGLQYPTANGANEWNSEAVTTKTTYAGFGQVMIPLIERLELTLGGRYQYFKREVNKDVYILPVGTTGGPSSSYSGEKDWTVFLPKAALNYRLNDNWHTFFSYAHGYMPGGFNSDTSTYDPQRSVNYELGIEGSMNRLRLAVTLFYMDIKDIHVYRTVDYITTASNADSAHSMGVELDMAYQLTDTFELTASFGLLEAEYDKYDDGKGNIYDGNDIKLTPSYTAMAGVSYKHPGGLYGRFDLKATGERTLDIDGPITDGAYVLCDAKIGYLTSGGWDFYVYGKNLTDEEYITSYTDISRYATATFGDPLSVGVGVSYQF; encoded by the coding sequence ATGTATCGAAAAAAAATCCTGTTGTTGTTTTGCTGCATGTATTTCGGCCTGTCTTTACCGGCTTCTCCATTATGGGCTGAGGAGACGGAAGATAAGGATAAGGCTGTAACCGAAATGGAAAGTGTCATTGTAACTGCCAATAAAATGGACGAGGATATTCTGGACGTCCCCCAAAGCATCACGGTTTTTGACGAGGTTCTTCTGGAGGAGAAGGGTATTACCGACGTTCCTGCTCTTATTAAGCAAATCCCCAACATGAGTGTTGAAGAAGGGGACGCCGGAACCATGGTGAGTTTCCGCGGATTACATTACTCCATTTTCAGCAACAACAATCCGGTTGTAATTTATATTGACGGGGTCCCCGTTGTCAGCCGGTACGGTTATGATGCCTCTCTGGCCAATGTGGAGCGAGTTGAGGTGCTGCGCGGTCCCCAGGGAACACTCTATGGGAAGGATGCCATTGGCGGGGTTATTAACATCGTCACCAAAACACCGGAAAATGAATGGCACGGAAATATTGGGGCTGAATACGGCAGCAACAACTACATGCAGGGCATGTTCAATATGAACGGTTCGTTGATTGCTGATACGCTTTATATAGGCATCAACGGTAAATACGAGCAGAATGACGGGTGGATCGATAACATTCATCCCGGGCTGGAGGGGGACTGGAATGACTTCGATCAGCAGCAACTCAGCGGATATTTTTTATTCACCCCAACCGACAGGCTTACAGCAAGACTTACGCTTGCCATGGATAACCAAACTCCTCCAGACAATAGTTATAACTTGGCTTCCGGAACGGATATCAGTGAATTTAGCATGGATAATGGTGAAGAAGTGGATGTTGATATGCCAGACAGTAACGATATTGATACTTTTTCACAAAGCCTGAATTTGAGCTATAAGTTTGACAAAGTGACCCTCACGTCAATCACAATACACAAAAACACGGAAGTGGAAGGATATGGTGATGCTGATGGCCTGTCTGGTACCAATTACGACGGGCTGATAGTTTTTGACTATCATGATGAAGAGACATATGCCCAGGAGCTGCGCCTATCAAGTAATAATGAGAGCGGCTTCCGTTGGGTAACCGGTCTTTACCTGGATAGAGATGAGAGGGACCAGACGTGGTTCGGTCTACAATACCCTACTGCAAATGGAGCGAATGAATGGAATTCCGAAGCTGTGACCACAAAGACCACATATGCGGGATTTGGTCAGGTAATGATACCTTTGATAGAGCGACTTGAGCTAACCTTGGGTGGCCGATATCAGTATTTTAAAAGAGAAGTTAATAAAGATGTTTATATTCTGCCAGTGGGAACTACCGGGGGCCCATCTTCGTCTTACTCCGGCGAGAAAGACTGGACTGTTTTTTTACCCAAAGCGGCCCTCAATTATCGTTTGAACGATAACTGGCATACCTTTTTTTCATATGCTCACGGGTACATGCCAGGAGGTTTTAACTCTGACACGTCTACCTATGATCCTCAAAGATCAGTAAATTACGAGTTGGGTATCGAAGGGAGTATGAATCGATTGCGATTGGCTGTTACCTTGTTTTACATGGATATTAAGGATATTCATGTTTATAGAACCGTTGACTATATTACTACTGCGAGCAATGCTGATAGTGCTCATTCCATGGGCGTTGAGCTGGATATGGCATATCAACTCACCGATACCTTTGAACTGACCGCTTCATTTGGCCTTTTAGAGGCGGAGTACGATAAATATGACGATGGAAAAGGGAATATTTATGATGGCAATGATATCAAACTGACCCCTTCCTATACAGCGATGGCCGGCGTCTCATATAAACATCCCGGTGGATTGTATGGACGTTTCGATTTGAAAGCAACCGGTGAAAGGACTCTTGATATAGATGGCCCTATAACTGACGGTGCATATGTTCTTTGTGATGCCAAAATAGGCTATCTAACCTCCGGTGGATGGGATTTCTATGTGTATGGAAAAAATCTGACAGATGAAGAGTATATTACTAGTTATACAGATATCTCAAGATATGCGACTGCTACCTTCGGAGACCCGTTGAGCGTTGGCGTTGGAGTTAGCTACCAGTTTTAA
- a CDS encoding arylesterase: protein MNKSLVIFTILVAGILGYWFWGGEKSYEIKNIPISISRIVCFGDSLTYGYGASQGMDYPTRLEEMTGIEIINAGVSGNTTADGLARLEDDVLAYEPDVVLITLGGNDLKNRMSVDTARANLLSIIQRIHAAGAMVVLGGIDIPLYGKGYVQMYESLARQTGSVLVPNILEDQFGNPELMSDSIHPNDKGYEIMAGYFYKALDGLPFTEN, encoded by the coding sequence TTGAATAAAAGTCTGGTAATTTTCACAATATTGGTTGCGGGCATCCTTGGATATTGGTTTTGGGGTGGAGAAAAATCGTATGAAATAAAAAATATCCCTATAAGCATATCGCGCATTGTCTGTTTCGGCGACAGTTTGACCTATGGATACGGTGCCTCCCAAGGAATGGATTATCCAACCCGGCTGGAAGAAATGACCGGGATTGAGATTATCAATGCCGGGGTGTCGGGAAATACCACGGCAGACGGATTGGCACGGCTCGAAGATGATGTGCTGGCCTATGAACCGGATGTGGTGCTGATTACCCTTGGCGGTAATGATTTAAAAAACCGGATGAGCGTGGACACAGCCCGCGCCAATCTGCTCAGTATTATTCAGCGCATCCATGCTGCCGGCGCCATGGTGGTTCTTGGGGGTATTGATATTCCTCTATATGGCAAAGGCTATGTGCAAATGTATGAATCCCTTGCCAGGCAGACCGGTTCGGTGTTGGTCCCCAATATTCTTGAAGATCAATTCGGCAACCCCGAATTGATGAGCGATTCCATCCATCCCAATGACAAGGGATATGAGATTATGGCTGGATATTTTTATAAAGCCCTGGATGGGCTGCCATTTACTGAGAATTAA
- a CDS encoding DUF2235 domain-containing protein, whose product MKPPIICCDGTWNTPEMVCPTNVVKIAQAIPEVDGNNVQQIVFYDELYRKCRRGLSDEPAVFRAEHQTTIPDITFMGCWDTVEALGLPNKVDFIKIDNAFKDRYRSSHKRLNDTVGLIPSPNALL is encoded by the coding sequence ATGAAGCCCCCGATTATCTGCTGTGACGGCACATGGAACACGCCTGAGATGGTCTGTCCCACAAATGTCGTTAAAATCGCCCAGGCAATTCCGGAGGTCGACGGAAACAATGTTCAGCAAATCGTCTTTTACGATGAACTTTACAGGAAGTGCAGAAGAGGCCTGTCCGATGAGCCTGCTGTATTCAGGGCCGAACATCAGACAACAATCCCCGATATCACCTTCATGGGATGTTGGGATACGGTTGAAGCTCTGGGATTGCCGAATAAGGTAGATTTTATAAAAATCGACAATGCCTTTAAGGACCGCTACAGATCCTCCCATAAACGCCTGAATGACACCGTGGGGCTGATCCCGTCTCCAAACGCTCTACTCTGA
- a CDS encoding transposase, with protein MWETDTKSTTRNHRTICVPFSQDAYNDIVQNPDKFRNCLDEKIKLFPELFPADIFQEGYLMKDIYHSKKMSIPIRRIEMAGIAYTVRPSFVTPYLTGLVDEVEKALFMRKFNVPFWALSHIFGKNPMYWYRIEQSLGRNSIVGTTVRQSGDIPQHLAADEKHTRILGEKTYVATTVGNGSILGVSVAQNAGKQALTEAYQFYRDEAQCLQPEYSPETVNIDGWKATRQAWKSLFPSVAIVCCFLHVFIKIRDRAKKKYRDIFDETASKLWDCYRAESKISFSQRIRRLIEWCKKQDTPNVISDPIKKLRENIVSYRNAYDHPKAHRTSNMIDRLMQRMDRHLFSTQYFHGSMDAAQLSIRGWALIHNFAPYNPETVKRHNGFKSPAERLNHFKYHDNWLHNLYISASLGGYRSPPQNPI; from the coding sequence ATGTGGGAAACAGATACAAAATCCACAACCCGAAACCATAGAACCATATGTGTGCCCTTTTCTCAAGATGCTTATAACGACATTGTTCAAAATCCTGATAAATTTCGGAACTGTCTCGATGAAAAAATTAAGCTTTTCCCGGAACTATTTCCAGCTGATATTTTCCAAGAAGGATATCTAATGAAAGATATCTATCACTCAAAAAAAATGTCGATCCCTATTAGGCGAATCGAGATGGCCGGCATTGCTTATACAGTGCGCCCTTCCTTTGTGACGCCCTATCTTACTGGTTTGGTTGACGAGGTTGAAAAAGCCCTTTTCATGCGAAAATTCAATGTGCCCTTCTGGGCACTGAGCCACATTTTCGGTAAAAATCCAATGTATTGGTACCGGATTGAACAGTCACTTGGTCGCAATAGTATTGTTGGAACAACCGTCCGGCAATCAGGCGACATTCCCCAACATCTTGCGGCGGATGAGAAGCACACCCGGATTCTGGGAGAAAAAACGTATGTGGCAACAACTGTTGGAAATGGCAGTATTCTTGGAGTTTCTGTTGCTCAAAATGCTGGAAAGCAAGCCTTGACCGAAGCATATCAATTTTATCGGGATGAGGCCCAATGCCTACAGCCTGAATATTCGCCGGAGACTGTCAATATCGATGGATGGAAAGCTACCCGGCAGGCATGGAAAAGCCTTTTTCCATCGGTAGCCATCGTTTGTTGTTTTCTGCATGTATTCATAAAAATTCGTGATCGGGCGAAGAAAAAATACAGAGACATTTTTGATGAAACAGCATCAAAGCTATGGGATTGTTATCGGGCTGAAAGCAAAATATCATTTTCACAGCGAATCAGAAGGTTGATCGAATGGTGCAAAAAGCAAGATACCCCGAATGTTATATCAGACCCCATAAAAAAATTACGGGAAAATATTGTTTCATACAGAAATGCCTATGACCATCCCAAGGCACACAGAACAAGTAATATGATTGACAGATTGATGCAAAGAATGGATCGTCACCTGTTCAGCACTCAGTATTTTCATGGATCAATGGATGCAGCGCAACTGAGTATTCGAGGATGGGCACTTATTCATAATTTTGCTCCTTACAACCCAGAGACAGTCAAAAGGCATAACGGCTTCAAAAGCCCAGCTGAAAGGCTGAATCATTTTAAATATCACGACAACTGGTTGCACAACCTTTACATTTCGGCTTCTTTGGGGGGGTATCGAAGCCCTCCCCAAAATCCGATATAA
- a CDS encoding Arc family DNA-binding protein: MPSITVRNVPDEVHRALRVRAAQHGRSAEAEIREILENAVQPEGRVKLGSLLSRIGCKINLTDDEFSVFKQNRDKTPAKPMEF; this comes from the coding sequence ATGCCATCAATAACTGTCAGAAATGTGCCGGATGAAGTTCACCGCGCTTTGCGGGTTAGAGCAGCACAACATGGCCGAAGTGCCGAAGCAGAGATCCGTGAAATATTGGAGAATGCTGTCCAGCCGGAAGGAAGGGTAAAACTTGGTTCGTTACTATCTCGCATCGGGTGTAAAATCAATTTAACCGATGACGAGTTTTCGGTTTTTAAGCAAAATCGAGATAAAACTCCGGCCAAACCGATGGAGTTTTAA
- a CDS encoding DUF1847 domain-containing protein, whose product MENTPNCAQCSIKMSERLCKSPDGKSPDGCPTQNKTELIKQAAEEYKKPDVYYFAKQASIQESDGYGNKELGYAHLKPVKPRILEVMEFAQKMGYKKLGLVFCIGLRKEAKTVAKLYSSKGFTVTSVVCKVGCAFKETIGIENDQKLDPGTDEAMCNPILQAMVLNDEQTEFNILLGLCVGHDSLFFKYAQAPCTVLAVKDRLLGHNPLAAVYNIDGYYRSLK is encoded by the coding sequence ATGGAAAACACACCCAATTGTGCTCAATGCTCAATCAAGATGTCAGAACGGCTATGCAAAAGCCCGGACGGCAAGTCTCCTGACGGATGCCCGACCCAAAACAAAACCGAGCTGATCAAGCAGGCAGCAGAGGAATACAAAAAGCCGGATGTTTATTACTTTGCAAAGCAGGCATCCATCCAGGAAAGCGACGGATACGGCAACAAGGAACTGGGATACGCACACCTCAAGCCGGTCAAACCGCGCATCCTTGAAGTTATGGAGTTTGCGCAGAAAATGGGATATAAAAAACTCGGCCTGGTTTTCTGCATCGGTCTGAGAAAAGAAGCCAAAACCGTTGCCAAACTCTATTCTTCAAAAGGATTTACAGTGACCTCGGTGGTCTGCAAGGTCGGATGCGCGTTCAAAGAGACCATCGGGATTGAAAATGATCAGAAACTGGATCCGGGAACAGATGAAGCCATGTGCAACCCCATCCTACAGGCCATGGTGCTGAATGACGAACAAACCGAGTTCAATATTTTGCTCGGCCTGTGCGTGGGGCATGATTCCCTATTTTTCAAATATGCCCAGGCGCCCTGCACGGTCCTGGCCGTCAAGGACCGGTTGCTGGGCCATAACCCCTTGGCTGCCGTGTACAACATCGACGGCTATTATCGGTCGTTGAAATAG
- a CDS encoding AraC family transcriptional regulator — protein sequence MANYRTLFLAKEIYSLPFEGELNNLYLRSKVYEIIHNEFYSLINTNKLPSSSSHEILLRKDDFEALHNTRNFIIENKKNLCIKELIKKASVNKNKLRYGFKELFNTTPGNLVFEVKMHEAKSLLEARELNITEISDAIGYKYVQSFSYAFKKYFGITPSEFIKSKKGTLSD from the coding sequence TTGGCAAATTATAGAACGTTATTTTTAGCAAAAGAGATATATAGTTTACCATTTGAAGGCGAACTAAACAATCTATATCTTCGAAGTAAAGTTTATGAAATAATTCACAATGAATTCTATAGCTTAATAAACACAAACAAGCTACCATCCTCATCAAGTCATGAAATACTCCTTAGGAAAGATGATTTCGAAGCCTTACACAATACAAGAAATTTTATAATAGAAAACAAAAAAAATCTCTGTATAAAAGAGCTTATAAAAAAAGCATCTGTAAACAAAAACAAATTGAGATATGGTTTCAAAGAATTGTTTAACACTACTCCAGGAAATTTGGTGTTTGAAGTTAAAATGCATGAAGCGAAAAGCCTTTTGGAAGCGAGAGAACTAAATATTACAGAAATCTCAGACGCAATCGGATATAAATATGTGCAAAGCTTTAGCTATGCTTTTAAAAAATATTTTGGAATCACACCTAGCGAATTTATAAAAAGCAAGAAGGGAACTCTTTCCGACTAA
- a CDS encoding sigma-70 family RNA polymerase sigma factor → MKFYNEPVRIDLKNLYVSHHGWLQRWLHRKLGCFQRSEDLAHDVFLRLLRRNEKVAKIHEPRAFLSSIARGLLVDHWRRKELERTWLDNLAQFPSSAADSPEVHLQRMEELVAIDRMLRGLKKRTRTAFLLSRLEGLTCRQTAARLGVSQTTVERDLAKALRACYRVRYENDSLEYEIL, encoded by the coding sequence ATGAAATTTTATAACGAACCGGTACGGATTGATCTGAAGAACCTGTATGTGAGCCATCACGGTTGGTTGCAGCGTTGGTTACACAGAAAACTGGGATGTTTTCAGCGATCGGAAGATCTGGCACATGATGTATTTCTACGTCTCTTGCGTCGCAATGAGAAGGTGGCAAAAATCCATGAACCACGCGCTTTTCTTAGTTCCATTGCAAGAGGGCTTCTGGTCGATCACTGGCGCAGAAAAGAGCTGGAGCGGACCTGGCTTGACAACCTGGCGCAGTTCCCTTCGTCTGCGGCCGATTCGCCTGAAGTCCACCTTCAAAGGATGGAGGAACTGGTGGCCATTGACCGGATGCTGCGCGGCCTTAAAAAAAGAACTCGCACGGCATTTCTGCTGTCCCGGCTCGAAGGACTCACCTGCCGGCAGACCGCAGCCCGCCTTGGTGTTTCTCAGACAACGGTGGAAAGAGACCTGGCAAAGGCCTTGCGGGCCTGTTATCGGGTGCGTTATGAGAACGACTCCCTGGAGTATGAGATTTTATGA